From the genome of Leptospira koniambonensis:
AATATAAAGTTTTGTCCAAAGAGGGGTGTCCGTCGGGAAAGGAGAATAACTAGGGGAAAGACTTTCTATCCTTCCATTTTTTGGACCCAAGGTAGCATCCGGAGTTAGATCGTAACCATCTCCTCTATGCCAACCTGCAGTAAAATTTGTGGAAACAATTCCTCTACGAACTCCAACCGAAGCGTAATTACGGAACTCTGTTCCTGTTCCATAATAAAGAGGATTTCCTCCTCCCATAAAAGTCCTGAAATTTGCGGAGTAAGGATCTTTTTGTTCCTTAGTGATGATATTGATCACACCTGCAATAGCATCCGAACCGTAGAGAGCTGATGATGCACCTTTTACGATCTCAATTCTTTCTATATCTTCTGCTTTAAATCTAGTTAAGTCGATGGAGCCGCTGAAACGTCCTGTGGTCCTTTGTCCGTCCACTAAGATCAAAACGTTTTGGCCTGAGAGACCTTGTAAACGAACTGTAGATCCTCTTTCCCCTGCTTGTGCGGGACGAACCTCGATACCTGGAACGTTACCTAGAGTTTGAGAGATATCTCTCGCTCCCATTGCATCTATATCTTTTCTTGTGATCACCTCTGTAGTGATCGTGGAATCTTTTAAAAAACCTTTTCTGCGAGTACCTGTAACGGTGATGATAGAACCTCTATCATTATTACCGTTATTAATATCTTTTCCAACTTCCGGATTCACCTTGGTCTTATCAGGATCTTCTTTTTTTTCTTCCGTCTTTTTTTCAGGAAGAACTTCTCCTTCGGAGAAGATAGGAACTCCTAGAAAACATAAACCTGAAAATAAGATCAGATAAAGTATTCTAGGAAGGGAAGAAGGTCTGATCTTCCCCATCAAAGTTCCTTCCATTTAATTGTGGGAAATCCACTGGTGTTTGCGTTGTCGTAATAATCTGTGACTTCTATTGCAAAATTGCTAACACCATCCGAACCTTGGATTAAATATCCGATTGAATAAGCAGTAAGAACGTGAGTAGTACCATTATAGTTGTACCAGGTCCAAAGAGAAGGGCTTGCACTTTCAGTTGCTGTTCCGAATCCTCCTCCACCGGTTTGAGACAGGACTGAATCCACTGCAATAGTACATCCACCTACAGTTACATCATTTATATCCGTGGCAGGGTCTCCATCTCCGAACCCGCAAGATCCGCCGTTTCCGGAACCGCTTGAGCCACTATTTGTACCTATGATAAATCTTTTAAATCTTAGATCCCAATTACCAGACTTCGTAGTCTCTACTCCGCCAGCTTTAAGGTTTATGTAAGCCCAACATCCGCTTGCTGTAGCGTTGACTTGAGTGGTAAAAGTTCCTGAACCTGTTGTAGTTGTTTCGCCGGGAGCCTTGATGCAACCTCCACCACCTTCATCCAATGCGGCTAAAATCGCAAGACCATCGTCTCCTCCGGTACTTGGTCCGCAGTAAACGGTTAAAGTTGCTATGAGAATAATGAAACTTGAATATAATGTTTTCATTATTGAATCCCCCTTCTTCAAAAATTAATAATGACAATAGGCGGCCGATTTAAGGCCGCCTAAAATTCTTAAAGCGCAGTAGTGCTATAAGTTACTACCTTAGTCGCAGTTACTCCGGAAGCAGAGCTACCGGTCTTGTAATATGTGCTAGTGCTGCCAGTTGAACCGATCCCGGCTCCACTTGGCCAATCCGCTTTATTGATGATCGCGTTAGACGAAGTAAGGGTACATCTCTTCTTACAGTTTGCACCTTTGTATCCACTTCCCCAAATAGTAACTTTAGGAGTGGTGTCCGCGCTGATATCTAAACAAACATCGCTTGCAGTAGTTGTGAAAGAAGAGAACAAGCTCGTTCCAGTTCCACCAAGTGCAGCTGTTGCAGTTCCATCATCCGTTCCATAAGCTGTGGTTGCAGAATAACCTGCGTAAACCATTGGCCCACCTTGGTAGATATTCACTACGAGTCTTCCGTCACCTGCAGTCGTAGAAGGTGTAGAACTAGTTCCTGCCACACCGTCTGTGAATCCGGTAGCCAAATAGATGGTTCCGTGTCCACTTAGAGCTTGGGTCAATGCTCCTTCTAATCTGATATGTCTTGCTGCACCTGCAGTTGGGATAGAGATCAATTGGAAAGTGTTGATCCCTGCAGTGATTGCAGTTTCTGCGATCTCATCATCTGCCACCGCAGCATCTACGCAGGCGCTGTTTAAAGCTCCTAGTACAAGTGCAGCGTTGGACTCTTTCGAGCCTTGGTCGCAATTCATTAAGAAGGATATTCCTAGAATCATCGTCAATAGCGTCTTGGTTGTGTTCCGTTTCATGTTTTCTCCTGTTGAGACTCAATTCTCATTAGTAGGAGTCATGGTTTCTATATTTAGGTTCTGAAATGAGTCTAAAACTCAAAATCAAAATCTCTCGGAATCTGTCAACCAAGAATGAGAACAATTCTCAGAAGCGATATATAAAAGTCCACTAAAGAATTCCGGAAAAGCCGGGCATTTTGGCTGTCAGAAGGATTGATATTTGTCTGCTAAATTGACCTGTACCCTGAACAATTTTGGATTTAGAGAGATTCCAATTTATTACATAGAGTATATTTCATTTTTCTAATCCTTAAAGAAGAAGGTTTTGGGAAAAGTAATTGCTACGTCCTTCTCCTTGGGTTAAAACTACCTTCGCCGAATTCCGAACCTTTCGGTGACGGAGAGTTTCATAAATAGGAGGGTACAGTATGAAGAAAAAATGGGTGGTGGTTGCAAACCGAAGTGAGGCAAAAATTTTCGAATACCAAGGACCGACTAACGGTTTGAAGCTGGTGCAAATGATGGAGAATCCTGAAGGCCGACTCAGAAATTCGGATCTAGTTACTGGAGCAGGTCAGGCTTCCAGATCGGATTTTGATTTTTTTCATGAACCGAAAAAGAGAGTGGCTGCGGCGTTTGCAGGTAAACTTAGCGATTTTATGAACTTGGAAAGAAAGAAGGATTCTTTCTCCAATTTTATTTTGGTTTCCGAACCTGGCTTTATGGGAATGATCCTAGGCAAACTGGACGAAAAGTCTAGAGAAAGGATCTATCATAAGATGCCTAAAGATATCGTGCATGAAAGAGAGTCCAATTTGATGAACCATCTTAAGAGTGTGCTTGTAAGCGAGTCTTGAGATCCATTCGAGTCGATAGTATTAAGGCCGCCTTCATGGCGGCTTTTTTATTGACGCAGCCGAATCCTAAAGGATTCTACCTCAGTAAAAAATTGGAGAGAGTTCAATGGCTGCCTCAAAAGAAAAATATATTCTTTCTATCGATAGTGGAGGAAGTGGGATCCGAGCCATCTTATTCGATAAGAAGGGCAGAATAGTTTCTCGCCAATACGAAAAAACTCCTCCTATTGTGAGCGAGCCTGGTGCCTTGGAACATGATCCTGAAAAACTTTGGCAGGCACTTGTTTCCATTCTCAAAAAAACTTTTAAGAATAAAAAGTTCCAAGCAGCAAATGTGGATTCGCTCGGGATCTGTAATCAAAGAGGATCTTTTCTTCTTTGGGATAAATCTACAGGCAAACCTTTAACTAAACTGATCAGTTGGGCAGATGTAAGAGCAGGCAAAACTTCCGCGGAGATGAATTCAAATAAGATCTGGAAAATGATCCAATTCGTTTCCAGAATTTTAGGAACGATCACTGGCAATCCAATGTTGATCGCAACTTATATGCTTAAGTTCACAACCGATCATGCTTCTGTTCGTTTGAAATGGGTCTTGGATAAAAATCCTGAACTCAGAAAAAGAGCGAAGAAGGGAGAAATCCTTTTTGGAACATTAGACACTTGGTTCGTATACAAGCTCACCAAAGGAAAAGAACATATTAGTGATCCTTCTAACTCTACAGTAACTGGGATGTTCAATCCTTTTCAATTACAATGGAATGCTCCTCTTTGCGGGATCTTTGGTATTCCTACAGGAATTTTTCCGGAAGTCAAGGATACGGCAGCAGACTTTGGAACCACTGATCCTTCTTTATTTGGTGCTGGAATTCCAATCAGAGCAG
Proteins encoded in this window:
- a CDS encoding host attachment protein translates to MKKKWVVVANRSEAKIFEYQGPTNGLKLVQMMENPEGRLRNSDLVTGAGQASRSDFDFFHEPKKRVAAAFAGKLSDFMNLERKKDSFSNFILVSEPGFMGMILGKLDEKSRERIYHKMPKDIVHERESNLMNHLKSVLVSES
- a CDS encoding glycerol kinase 5, whose amino-acid sequence is MAASKEKYILSIDSGGSGIRAILFDKKGRIVSRQYEKTPPIVSEPGALEHDPEKLWQALVSILKKTFKNKKFQAANVDSLGICNQRGSFLLWDKSTGKPLTKLISWADVRAGKTSAEMNSNKIWKMIQFVSRILGTITGNPMLIATYMLKFTTDHASVRLKWVLDKNPELRKRAKKGEILFGTLDTWFVYKLTKGKEHISDPSNSTVTGMFNPFQLQWNAPLCGIFGIPTGIFPEVKDTAADFGTTDPSLFGAGIPIRAVVGDQMAALFGHACFEKGGVKISQGSGAFVDMNMGDKPKLSKRGLFPLVAWRLGGKPTYMLEGFTGTVGTLIDWLGKGIGLSDTPKVLNELASQTNDTEGVIFVPTASGMRYPHFNPNAKASVFGLSLATHRRHVARAVLEGIALSLFDILEGIKKDTNVPVSSIMVDGGVSQSDILLQCLADFCNVEVKRAPEPDMTATGAAYLAGLGSGYWKSLEELSKLERGYKIFKPKMDPKFRELKLERWHRAVQSTLKID
- a CDS encoding HmuY family protein gives rise to the protein MKTLYSSFIILIATLTVYCGPSTGGDDGLAILAALDEGGGGCIKAPGETTTTGSGTFTTQVNATASGCWAYINLKAGGVETTKSGNWDLRFKRFIIGTNSGSSGSGNGGSCGFGDGDPATDINDVTVGGCTIAVDSVLSQTGGGGFGTATESASPSLWTWYNYNGTTHVLTAYSIGYLIQGSDGVSNFAIEVTDYYDNANTSGFPTIKWKEL